In the genome of Streptomyces collinus, one region contains:
- a CDS encoding SLC13 family permease has protein sequence MSPELISILVLVVVFVIATTRSVNMGALAFAAAFAVGGLVADLDADGIFAGFPGDLFVVLVGVTYLFAIARANGTTDWLVHAAVRVVRGRVALIPWVMFALTGALTAIGAVSPAAVAIVAPIALSFAARYGISPLLMGAMVVHGAQAGGFSPISIYGSIVNGIVEREKLPGSEVVLFLASLAANLVIAAVVFVVCGGLKLWARGAVEGPGTDADGGAGEPGPAGGTGGNRPSPGGTATVTAVPAQSAAPGTTRLTPARIATLTSLLALVVAVLVLDLDAGLTAITLAVILSTAWPEDSRKATGQIAWPTVLLICGVLTYVGVLDEMGTITWAGEGVGGIGVPLLAAVLLCYIGALVSAFASSVGIMGALIPLAVPFLERGEIGAIGMVAALAVSATVVDVSPFSTNGALVLAAAPDIDRERFFRQLMVYGGIVVAVVPAAAWLVMVVPGWG, from the coding sequence ATGTCCCCCGAACTCATCTCGATCCTCGTCCTCGTCGTGGTGTTCGTCATCGCCACCACCCGTTCCGTCAACATGGGCGCCCTCGCCTTCGCCGCCGCGTTCGCGGTCGGCGGGCTGGTCGCGGACCTCGACGCGGACGGCATCTTCGCCGGGTTCCCCGGCGACCTGTTCGTCGTCCTGGTCGGCGTCACGTACCTCTTCGCGATCGCCCGCGCCAACGGCACCACCGACTGGCTGGTGCACGCCGCCGTCCGGGTCGTGCGGGGGCGGGTGGCGCTCATCCCCTGGGTGATGTTCGCCCTGACCGGCGCCCTCACAGCCATCGGCGCGGTCAGCCCGGCCGCCGTCGCGATCGTCGCCCCGATCGCGCTGAGCTTCGCCGCCCGCTACGGGATCAGCCCGCTCCTGATGGGCGCGATGGTCGTCCACGGCGCCCAGGCCGGCGGCTTCTCCCCGATCAGCATCTACGGCTCGATCGTCAACGGCATCGTCGAACGCGAGAAGCTCCCGGGCAGCGAGGTCGTCCTGTTCCTGGCGTCACTCGCGGCGAACCTGGTCATCGCGGCGGTGGTGTTCGTGGTGTGCGGAGGGCTGAAGCTGTGGGCCCGGGGGGCGGTGGAGGGGCCCGGCACCGACGCCGACGGCGGTGCGGGCGAGCCGGGCCCCGCGGGTGGTACCGGCGGGAACCGGCCCTCCCCCGGCGGCACCGCGACCGTCACCGCCGTGCCGGCACAGTCGGCGGCACCCGGCACCACCCGCCTCACCCCGGCCCGCATCGCCACGCTGACGTCCCTGCTGGCCCTGGTCGTCGCCGTCCTCGTCCTCGACCTGGACGCGGGCCTCACCGCCATCACCCTCGCCGTCATCCTCAGCACCGCCTGGCCGGAGGACAGCCGCAAGGCGACCGGCCAGATCGCCTGGCCCACGGTCCTCCTCATCTGCGGCGTCCTCACCTACGTGGGCGTCCTCGACGAGATGGGCACCATCACCTGGGCCGGCGAGGGCGTGGGCGGCATCGGCGTCCCCCTCCTCGCGGCCGTCCTTCTCTGCTACATCGGCGCCCTGGTCTCGGCGTTCGCCTCGTCCGTGGGAATCATGGGCGCGCTGATCCCGCTGGCCGTGCCGTTCCTGGAGCGGGGCGAGATCGGCGCGATCGGCATGGTCGCCGCGCTCGCCGTCTCGGCGACGGTGGTCGACGTCAGCCCGTTCTCCACGAACGGCGCACTCGTCCTCGCCGCCGCACCGGACATCGACCGCGAGCGTTTCTTCCGGCAGTTGATGGTGTACGGAGGGATCGTGGTCGCGGTCGTCCCCGCGGCGGCGTGGCTGGTGATGGTCGTCCCCGGCTGGGGATAG
- a CDS encoding MFS transporter, with protein sequence MPPEQRTWAPLLAVCAGYFMVILDVTVINVAVPVVGRELSASLTGIQWITDGYTLVFAGFLLTGGALGDRLGNRRVFCWGVAVFTVSSAACALAPGTAFLVVARLVEGLGAALIVPGSLALLQQAYPEPDVRSRAFGLWGSMAGIAASAGPLLGGLLVSTVGWRWVFLINLPVGAVCLALTLRHVARSPRRADRALDWPAQVAVVAAVALLTAALNEAGRRGWSDPAVLAGLGLAVLSAAAFALRERLARSPALPLSLLHSRAMGGGAVIGLLFNFGFYGMVFTASLEFQHQRGYSALGTGLALFPAVAMTMFASVLSGRLSRRTGDRPLVVSGMLLAALGLAGWAAAGPDPAYGLLVLPMMAAGFGTSFALTGSTATVMGAAPPAYSGAASALFNTTRQVGSATGVAVGGSLLASAANYGTGIRTSMGIGALAYLGAAVLAWWCVPAKTRRPPGLTQLSPGRR encoded by the coding sequence ATGCCCCCCGAGCAACGGACCTGGGCACCGCTGCTCGCGGTGTGCGCCGGGTACTTCATGGTGATCCTGGACGTGACGGTGATCAACGTCGCCGTGCCGGTGGTCGGGCGGGAGCTGTCGGCCTCGCTCACCGGGATCCAGTGGATCACCGACGGGTACACGCTGGTCTTCGCCGGGTTCCTGCTGACGGGCGGGGCGCTGGGGGACCGGCTGGGCAACCGGCGGGTCTTCTGCTGGGGCGTGGCGGTGTTCACCGTGTCCTCGGCGGCCTGCGCGCTCGCGCCCGGCACCGCCTTCCTGGTGGTGGCCCGGCTGGTGGAGGGGCTCGGCGCGGCGTTGATCGTGCCCGGTTCGCTGGCCCTGCTCCAGCAGGCCTACCCGGAGCCGGACGTACGCTCACGGGCCTTCGGGCTGTGGGGTTCGATGGCGGGCATCGCGGCCTCCGCGGGGCCGCTGCTGGGCGGGCTGCTCGTCTCCACGGTGGGCTGGCGCTGGGTGTTCCTCATCAACCTGCCCGTCGGCGCCGTCTGCCTGGCGCTCACCCTGCGGCACGTGGCCCGCTCGCCCCGGCGCGCCGACCGGGCCCTGGACTGGCCGGCGCAGGTCGCCGTCGTCGCGGCCGTCGCCCTGCTGACCGCGGCGCTCAACGAGGCCGGACGGCGCGGCTGGTCCGACCCGGCCGTGCTCGCCGGTCTGGGCCTGGCCGTACTGTCCGCCGCGGCCTTCGCCCTGCGCGAGCGGCTGGCCCGGTCTCCCGCCCTCCCGCTGAGCCTGCTGCACTCTCGCGCCATGGGCGGCGGAGCCGTCATCGGCCTGCTGTTCAACTTCGGCTTCTACGGCATGGTGTTCACCGCCAGCCTGGAGTTCCAGCACCAGCGCGGCTACAGCGCCCTCGGCACCGGCCTCGCGCTGTTCCCGGCGGTGGCGATGACGATGTTCGCCTCGGTCCTGTCCGGCCGGCTGTCCCGCCGGACCGGCGACCGCCCGCTGGTGGTCTCGGGCATGCTCCTGGCCGCGCTGGGTCTGGCCGGCTGGGCCGCGGCGGGCCCCGACCCCGCCTACGGGCTCCTGGTGCTCCCGATGATGGCCGCCGGTTTCGGCACGTCCTTCGCCCTCACCGGCTCCACCGCCACCGTGATGGGCGCCGCGCCCCCGGCCTATTCGGGGGCCGCCTCCGCCCTGTTCAACACCACCCGCCAGGTCGGCAGCGCCACCGGCGTCGCCGTCGGCGGCAGCCTGCTCGCCTCCGCCGCGAACTACGGCACCGGGATCCGGACCAGCATGGGCATCGGAGCCCTCGCCTACCTGGGCGCGGCGGTCCTCGCCTGGTGGTGCGTACCGGCGAAGACCCGCCGTCCTCCAGGACTCACGCAGCTCAGCCCTGGGCGCCGGTGA
- a CDS encoding carboxyl transferase domain-containing protein yields MAERFSAREAVTALADDATFAELPVPARRPKPDGPLGWPGYDASRARAAERTGEQESVVCGTARIGGTRAVLIAFEFGFLGGSLGEGTGDRLEAAYTYARERRFPVVPLVATGGSRMQEGMLALTQLQRVARQSALTREAGLAQVAVVRDPTTGGGWATLGAGADVVLALPGAQVGFAGSRVRPADADPAAYTAEAQLAAGAADSVVRPEELRETLGRWLRLLTCPSTTPAPPPEPLGGSAVLPATGWDAVRRARSPQRPRATAYLDAYFTDRAAISGDRCGGTDPDGMLCGFGTHEGRTVAYAAQTGTATRPAGYRTAARLIRLADRLGVPVLTLVDTPGAANDAEAERQGAGAAIADLFAAVAGARTPVTTLVIGEGGSGGALALAAPGNTWATPDSYFSVIAPELAAAILKRPPREVEATADQLRIRPQDLVELGVIRGTVGG; encoded by the coding sequence ATGGCTGAGCGCTTCTCCGCCCGCGAGGCCGTCACCGCCCTCGCCGACGACGCCACCTTCGCCGAACTCCCCGTCCCCGCACGGAGGCCGAAGCCCGACGGCCCGCTCGGCTGGCCGGGCTACGACGCCTCCCGCGCCCGGGCCGCCGAACGCACCGGCGAGCAGGAGTCCGTGGTGTGCGGCACCGCCCGGATCGGCGGCACCCGGGCCGTGCTGATCGCGTTCGAGTTCGGCTTCCTCGGCGGCTCCCTGGGCGAGGGCACCGGCGACCGGCTGGAGGCGGCGTACACGTACGCCCGGGAACGCCGCTTCCCCGTCGTGCCGCTGGTGGCGACGGGCGGCAGCCGGATGCAGGAGGGCATGCTCGCGCTGACCCAGCTCCAGCGGGTGGCCCGCCAGTCGGCGCTCACCCGGGAAGCCGGTCTCGCGCAGGTCGCGGTGGTGCGCGACCCGACGACCGGGGGCGGCTGGGCCACCCTGGGCGCGGGCGCCGACGTGGTGCTCGCGCTGCCCGGCGCCCAGGTCGGTTTCGCCGGTTCCCGGGTGCGGCCGGCGGACGCGGACCCGGCGGCGTACACCGCGGAGGCGCAGCTCGCGGCGGGCGCGGCGGACTCGGTCGTACGGCCGGAGGAACTGCGGGAGACGCTCGGGCGGTGGCTGCGGCTGCTGACCTGCCCGTCCACGACTCCCGCGCCGCCGCCGGAACCGCTCGGCGGCTCCGCGGTCCTGCCCGCCACCGGCTGGGACGCCGTCCGCCGCGCCCGTTCCCCGCAACGGCCGCGCGCCACGGCCTACTTGGACGCCTACTTCACGGACCGGGCCGCGATCAGCGGCGACCGCTGCGGCGGCACCGACCCGGACGGCATGCTGTGCGGCTTCGGCACGCACGAGGGCCGGACGGTCGCCTACGCCGCGCAGACCGGGACCGCGACCCGCCCCGCCGGATACCGCACCGCCGCCCGGCTGATCCGCCTCGCGGACCGGCTCGGCGTCCCGGTGCTGACCCTCGTGGACACCCCGGGGGCGGCCAACGACGCGGAGGCGGAGCGGCAGGGCGCGGGCGCGGCGATCGCCGACCTGTTCGCCGCGGTGGCGGGTGCCCGCACCCCGGTGACGACGCTGGTGATCGGCGAGGGCGGCTCCGGCGGCGCACTGGCCCTCGCCGCGCCGGGCAACACCTGGGCCACACCAGACAGTTACTTCTCGGTGATCGCGCCGGAACTGGCGGCGGCCATCCTCAAACGCCCCCCGCGCGAGGTGGAGGCGACGGCGGACCAACTCCGCATCCGGCCACAGGACCTGGTGGAGCTGGGGGTGATCCGGGGGACCGTCGGTGGGTGA
- a CDS encoding FadR/GntR family transcriptional regulator, producing the protein MTDALRPMTKQRLYEQVLERLRQYVAEGGLRAGDRLPPERDLAQRLGVSRASVKQAIVVLEVQGLVEARHGGGTYLVRDSLDTEPVERMVERRRRLPDVLEAREALETKLAELAAERRTEDDLAAMRSALALMTGEIEAGGHGVEGDRLFHAAVTAAAHSSLLAEFMRSIAEQIAESRTESLRQPGRPSRSLSQHRAILDAIAAGQPRQAATAMRRHVRTVAKVRLLDWEPGEE; encoded by the coding sequence GTGACCGACGCCCTGCGCCCCATGACGAAACAGCGCCTCTACGAACAGGTGCTGGAGCGGCTGCGCCAGTACGTCGCCGAGGGCGGTCTGCGCGCCGGTGACCGGCTGCCGCCCGAGCGGGATCTGGCCCAGCGGCTCGGGGTCAGCCGGGCCTCGGTGAAGCAGGCCATCGTGGTGCTGGAGGTCCAGGGCCTGGTGGAGGCCCGGCACGGCGGGGGCACCTACCTCGTGAGGGACAGTCTCGACACCGAACCGGTCGAGCGGATGGTCGAACGCCGGAGGCGCCTGCCCGATGTCCTGGAGGCCCGGGAGGCGCTGGAGACGAAGCTCGCGGAGCTGGCCGCCGAGCGGCGCACGGAGGACGACCTGGCGGCGATGCGCTCGGCGCTCGCCCTGATGACCGGGGAGATCGAGGCGGGCGGCCACGGCGTCGAGGGCGACCGGCTGTTCCACGCGGCCGTGACGGCGGCGGCCCACAGCAGTCTGCTCGCGGAGTTCATGCGCTCCATCGCCGAGCAGATCGCCGAGAGCCGCACCGAGTCGCTGCGTCAGCCCGGCCGCCCGTCCCGCTCCCTCTCGCAGCACCGGGCGATCCTGGACGCGATCGCCGCCGGACAGCCGAGGCAGGCGGCCACGGCCATGCGGCGGCACGTCCGCACGGTGGCGAAGGTACGGCTGCTGGACTGGGAGCCGGGGGAGGAGTAG
- a CDS encoding Trm112 family protein, with product MKPDDPLLKILACPLDKGPLHLLAEEAGQEEALYNPRLHRRYPITDGIPQLLPSSGEQVPDDEHEELLKRMAP from the coding sequence ATGAAGCCCGACGACCCGCTGCTGAAGATCCTGGCGTGCCCGCTCGACAAGGGTCCGCTCCATCTGCTGGCCGAGGAGGCCGGGCAGGAGGAGGCGCTGTACAACCCGCGTCTGCACCGCCGTTACCCGATCACCGACGGCATTCCGCAGCTGCTGCCGTCCTCGGGGGAGCAGGTGCCGGACGACGAGCACGAGGAACTTCTGAAGAGGATGGCGCCGTGA
- a CDS encoding MerR family transcriptional regulator: protein MAMLTIGAFAKACRLSPKALRLYDELDLLRPARVDPDTGYRYYAAGQLEQARLVAWLRRLGMPLAEIRRVCLLHDRDSTAAAREVRAYWARVETETAARRDLAAFLVDHLTTGPDGPGKDTAMLELRYSAHSDTGRVRPANQDTAYAGTRLLAVADGFGPAGAPASSAAVEALRFLDTDEVPSGGVLDILEDAVRGAEQAVRDVADGSDEVGTTLTALLWTGSRLALVHIGDSRAYLLRDGELFRITHDHTMVQSMVDEGRLAPEEAASHPERALLLKALTGGRASASPDLRLHDTRAGDRYLLCSDGLSGVVPEHRVRELLASPLSPAETVRALVGAANAAGGPDNVSCVVADVVEP from the coding sequence ATGGCCATGCTGACGATCGGCGCGTTCGCGAAGGCGTGCCGGCTCTCACCGAAGGCACTGCGCCTGTACGACGAGCTGGACCTGCTGCGGCCCGCCCGCGTGGACCCGGACACCGGATACCGGTACTACGCGGCCGGGCAGCTGGAGCAGGCCCGGCTGGTGGCGTGGCTGCGACGGCTGGGCATGCCGCTGGCCGAGATCCGCCGGGTGTGCCTCCTGCACGACCGCGACTCCACGGCCGCCGCCCGCGAGGTCCGTGCCTACTGGGCGCGGGTCGAGACGGAGACGGCGGCCCGGCGGGACCTCGCCGCGTTCCTGGTCGATCACCTGACGACGGGCCCGGACGGGCCCGGGAAGGACACCGCCATGCTGGAACTGCGTTACTCCGCCCACTCGGACACCGGCCGCGTACGCCCCGCCAACCAGGACACCGCCTACGCGGGCACCCGGCTGCTCGCCGTGGCCGACGGCTTCGGACCGGCGGGCGCGCCCGCGAGCAGCGCCGCCGTGGAGGCCCTGCGCTTCCTGGACACGGACGAGGTACCGTCCGGCGGCGTCCTGGACATCCTGGAGGACGCGGTACGGGGCGCCGAACAGGCCGTGCGGGACGTCGCCGACGGCTCCGACGAGGTCGGCACGACTCTGACGGCCCTGCTGTGGACGGGCTCGCGGCTGGCGCTGGTGCACATCGGCGACTCCCGCGCGTATCTGCTGCGCGACGGCGAGCTGTTCCGCATCACGCACGACCACACGATGGTCCAGTCGATGGTCGACGAGGGCCGGCTGGCGCCCGAGGAGGCGGCCTCCCACCCCGAGCGCGCCCTGCTCCTGAAGGCCCTTACCGGAGGCAGGGCCAGCGCGTCCCCGGACCTCCGCCTCCACGACACCCGGGCCGGCGACAGATATCTCCTCTGCTCCGACGGCCTGTCGGGCGTCGTCCCCGAACACCGCGTCAGGGAACTCCTCGCCTCGCCCCTGTCCCCCGCTGAAACGGTCCGGGCCCTGGTCGGGGCGGCGAACGCGGCGGGCGGCCCGGACAACGTCAGCTGCGTGGTGGCGGACGTGGTGGAGCCCTGA
- a CDS encoding ATP-grasp domain-containing protein yields MAGTPRIAVVTYDPRGEEHKDRDLPVLVQALREAGADAVAVPWDDPDVDWAGFDLALIRSTWDYSWRAEEFTAWAERCGEATRLANPLGVVTWNADKRYLGQLAEAGVPVVPTRYFAPGDPLDLPADREFVVKPASGAGARYAARYPAGERDAAVRQAERMHREGFTVMVQPYLSSIDTHGERALQFFGGRLLHAGVKGAVLAPGTPYDADKVAHPDLRPWEPTAAELAVAEKALAAVPGDAELLYARVDLVTGPDGEPCVMELELIEPNLFLHLHPDSVPKVVEAVLAAAG; encoded by the coding sequence GTGGCCGGCACCCCGCGCATCGCCGTCGTCACCTACGACCCCCGCGGCGAGGAGCACAAGGACCGCGACCTGCCGGTGCTGGTGCAGGCGCTGCGGGAGGCCGGGGCCGACGCCGTCGCCGTTCCCTGGGACGACCCGGACGTGGACTGGGCCGGCTTCGACCTCGCCCTCATCCGCTCCACCTGGGACTACAGCTGGCGCGCCGAGGAGTTCACGGCGTGGGCCGAGCGGTGCGGCGAGGCGACACGGCTCGCCAACCCGCTCGGGGTCGTGACATGGAACGCCGACAAGCGCTACCTCGGGCAGCTCGCGGAGGCCGGAGTGCCCGTCGTGCCCACCCGGTACTTCGCGCCCGGCGACCCCCTCGACCTGCCCGCCGACCGCGAGTTCGTCGTGAAGCCCGCCTCCGGCGCCGGTGCCCGCTACGCCGCCCGCTACCCGGCCGGGGAGCGGGACGCCGCCGTCCGGCAGGCCGAGCGCATGCACCGCGAGGGGTTCACCGTCATGGTGCAGCCCTACCTGAGCAGCATCGACACCCACGGCGAGCGGGCCCTGCAGTTCTTCGGCGGACGCCTGCTGCACGCCGGCGTCAAGGGCGCCGTCCTCGCGCCGGGCACACCGTACGACGCCGACAAGGTCGCCCACCCCGACCTCCGCCCCTGGGAGCCGACCGCCGCCGAACTGGCCGTCGCCGAGAAGGCGCTGGCCGCCGTGCCCGGCGACGCGGAGCTGCTGTACGCGCGCGTGGACCTGGTCACCGGGCCCGACGGCGAGCCGTGCGTGATGGAGCTGGAGCTGATCGAGCCGAACCTGTTCCTCCATCTGCATCCGGACTCCGTGCCGAAGGTGGTGGAGGCGGTGCTGGCCGCCGCCGGCTGA
- a CDS encoding FkbM family methyltransferase, giving the protein MTSLAARVAPLLPTRLVAAAARALYPRFEPELARLAELCPPGCRTAVDVGGWYGPWTHRLSGLAEQVVTVEPVPHLARLLTAAAPPNVRVVRAAASDRPGIARLWLPSDDSGDRGVSSLVRRDIHGRALDVPCVTLDELGLRDVGFIKIDVDGNEPAVLRGATGLLARDRPALFVELESRIQPIAPVVTYLSLLGYDGWVLPGDTWVPLAKFPLEDHQARASYVVSHGLLRRVLPSPFLRGPRYVNSVLFLPDGRRPGRTPVGDHGSHALRKAPR; this is encoded by the coding sequence GTGACCAGCCTGGCGGCCCGTGTCGCCCCTCTGCTGCCCACCCGGCTGGTGGCCGCGGCGGCCCGGGCGCTCTACCCCCGGTTCGAACCGGAGCTGGCCCGGCTCGCCGAGCTGTGCCCGCCGGGCTGCCGTACGGCGGTGGACGTCGGCGGCTGGTACGGGCCCTGGACACACCGCCTGTCCGGCCTCGCCGAGCAGGTCGTGACGGTCGAGCCCGTGCCCCATCTGGCCCGGCTGCTGACCGCCGCCGCCCCGCCGAACGTCCGCGTGGTCCGGGCGGCCGCCTCGGACCGGCCGGGCATCGCCCGCCTCTGGCTGCCCTCGGACGACTCGGGCGACCGGGGCGTGTCCTCACTGGTCCGCCGCGACATCCACGGCCGTGCGCTGGACGTCCCCTGCGTCACGCTGGACGAACTGGGCCTGCGCGACGTCGGCTTCATCAAGATCGACGTGGACGGCAACGAGCCGGCGGTGCTGCGCGGCGCGACGGGCCTGCTGGCCCGCGACCGGCCGGCCCTGTTCGTGGAGCTGGAGTCCCGCATTCAGCCGATCGCGCCGGTGGTGACCTATCTGTCCCTGCTGGGCTACGACGGCTGGGTGCTGCCCGGCGACACCTGGGTGCCGCTGGCGAAGTTCCCGCTGGAGGACCACCAGGCCCGCGCGTCCTACGTCGTCTCCCACGGCCTGCTCCGCCGTGTCCTGCCCTCCCCGTTCCTGCGGGGCCCGCGCTACGTCAACTCCGTCCTGTTCCTCCCCGACGGCCGCCGCCCGGGCAGGACCCCGGTGGGCGACCATGGGTCCCATGCCCTCCGGAAAGCACCCCGCTAG
- a CDS encoding class I SAM-dependent methyltransferase produces the protein MTTPTTTGPPPRDLRDFYENPAVPVASGTPRSLRQARMLARALNGPATAGPQTILDIGCGDGTAAATAAPLLPGHRVIGVDWSQDALRRARTRIPYAVRGELTGGGLPFASGSADAVLFSEVVEHLVDPDAALDEIRRILRPGGHLMLSTPNLAAWYNRGLLLAGVQPVFSEVSLRGIHGRPGKEVVGHLRLYTARALKEFVAASGFTVERLEGAPFHGVPRPLRPLDRLACARPQLASILLLHARRT, from the coding sequence GACCTGCGCGACTTCTACGAGAACCCCGCCGTCCCGGTCGCCTCCGGCACCCCGCGCAGCCTCCGCCAGGCCCGCATGCTGGCCCGCGCCCTGAACGGCCCGGCGACCGCGGGACCGCAGACGATCCTCGACATCGGCTGCGGGGACGGCACCGCCGCCGCCACCGCCGCCCCGCTCCTGCCCGGCCACCGCGTCATCGGCGTCGACTGGTCCCAGGACGCCCTGCGCCGCGCCCGCACCCGCATCCCGTACGCGGTGCGCGGCGAACTCACCGGCGGCGGGCTGCCGTTCGCCTCCGGGTCGGCCGACGCCGTGCTGTTCAGCGAGGTCGTCGAGCACCTCGTCGACCCCGACGCGGCCCTCGACGAGATCCGGCGGATCCTGCGTCCCGGCGGCCATCTGATGCTGTCCACGCCGAATCTGGCCGCCTGGTACAACCGCGGCCTGCTGCTGGCCGGTGTGCAGCCGGTGTTCTCGGAGGTCAGCCTGCGCGGCATCCACGGCCGCCCGGGCAAGGAGGTCGTGGGACATCTGCGCCTCTACACCGCCCGCGCGCTCAAGGAGTTCGTCGCCGCGTCCGGCTTCACGGTCGAACGGCTGGAAGGGGCTCCCTTCCACGGCGTGCCGCGCCCGCTGCGCCCGCTGGACCGGCTGGCCTGCGCCCGGCCGCAGCTCGCGTCGATCCTGCTGCTGCACGCCAGGAGGACGTAG
- a CDS encoding CU044_2847 family protein, producing the protein MDGLVEFRTGDGAVVAVEAVEERSGSRLVSRGDGTVQAARTFEGALEGVRAAAESALRVFRDGSLRPDGVEIEFGVKLAAETGAFIAKGTAEGHLVVKLTWSPDAPGASSPS; encoded by the coding sequence GTGGACGGTTTGGTCGAGTTCAGAACCGGTGACGGAGCCGTGGTCGCGGTCGAGGCGGTGGAGGAACGGTCCGGCTCCCGTCTGGTCTCCCGCGGCGACGGCACGGTCCAGGCGGCCCGCACCTTCGAGGGCGCCCTGGAGGGTGTGCGGGCGGCGGCCGAGTCCGCGCTGCGCGTCTTCCGGGACGGCTCGCTGAGGCCCGACGGCGTGGAGATCGAGTTCGGGGTGAAACTGGCCGCCGAGACGGGCGCGTTCATCGCCAAGGGCACCGCCGAGGGCCATCTCGTGGTCAAGCTGACCTGGTCCCCGGACGCCCCCGGGGCGAGCTCCCCCTCATGA
- a CDS encoding acyl-CoA synthetase: MTSLFPALTGGSADRPALRFGERSLTYGELAAAAGATADRIGDARRVAVWATPTMETAVAVVAALLAGVPAVPLNPKSGEKELGHILTDSAPDLVLTAPDDQLPEAVQGLTRLDVDVHGTGTAPAEPADESAPALIVYTSGTTGPPKGAVVPRRAVASTLDALADAWRWTGDDVLVHGLPLFHVHGLVLGILGPLRRGGSVRHLGRFSTQGVARELNAGATMLFGVPTMYHRIAEAVTSDPELVKALTGARLLVSGSAALPVHDHGRIATATGRRVIERYGMTETLMNTSVRADGEARPGTVGVPLPGVELRLAEEDGSEVTAYDGETVGEIQVRGPNLFTEYLNRPDATAAAFTADGFFRTGDMAVRDPDGYVRIVGRKATDLIKSGGYKIGAGEIENALLEHPGVREAAVTGEPDADLGERIVAWIVPADPQSPPGLEELAGHVARRLAPHKRPRVVHHLDALPRNDMGKIMKRALAHG; this comes from the coding sequence GTGACCTCCCTCTTCCCGGCCCTGACCGGCGGCTCGGCCGACCGGCCCGCCCTGCGGTTCGGCGAGCGCTCACTGACGTACGGGGAACTCGCCGCCGCGGCCGGTGCGACGGCCGACCGCATCGGGGACGCCCGCCGGGTCGCCGTCTGGGCGACGCCCACGATGGAGACGGCGGTCGCCGTCGTCGCCGCGCTGCTGGCCGGAGTGCCCGCCGTGCCGCTCAACCCCAAGTCCGGCGAGAAGGAACTCGGCCACATCCTGACCGACAGCGCCCCCGACCTGGTGCTCACCGCGCCCGACGACCAACTCCCGGAGGCAGTACAGGGCTTGACCCGGCTCGACGTCGACGTGCACGGCACCGGCACCGCCCCCGCGGAGCCCGCCGACGAGAGCGCCCCGGCCCTGATCGTCTACACCTCCGGCACCACCGGCCCGCCCAAGGGCGCCGTCGTCCCGCGCCGGGCCGTCGCGAGCACCCTCGACGCCCTGGCCGACGCCTGGCGGTGGACCGGTGACGACGTCCTCGTCCACGGACTGCCGCTGTTCCACGTGCACGGCCTGGTCCTGGGCATCCTCGGCCCGCTGCGGCGCGGCGGATCGGTGCGGCACCTGGGCCGCTTCAGCACCCAGGGCGTCGCCCGCGAGCTCAACGCCGGCGCGACCATGCTGTTCGGCGTGCCGACGATGTACCACCGGATCGCCGAAGCCGTGACGAGCGATCCGGAACTGGTGAAGGCGCTGACCGGGGCGCGGCTGCTGGTCTCCGGTTCCGCGGCGCTGCCCGTGCACGACCACGGCCGGATCGCGACCGCGACCGGACGACGGGTGATCGAGCGGTACGGCATGACGGAGACGCTGATGAACACCAGCGTCCGCGCCGACGGCGAGGCCCGCCCGGGCACGGTCGGCGTGCCGCTGCCGGGCGTGGAGCTGCGGCTGGCCGAGGAGGACGGTTCGGAGGTCACCGCGTACGACGGGGAGACGGTGGGCGAGATCCAGGTGCGCGGTCCGAACCTGTTCACCGAGTACCTCAACCGTCCCGACGCCACCGCCGCCGCCTTCACCGCCGACGGATTCTTCCGCACCGGCGACATGGCGGTGCGCGACCCCGACGGCTACGTCCGGATCGTCGGCCGCAAGGCCACCGACCTGATCAAGAGCGGCGGTTACAAGATCGGGGCCGGTGAGATCGAGAACGCGCTCCTGGAACACCCCGGGGTGCGGGAGGCGGCCGTCACCGGGGAGCCCGACGCCGATCTGGGTGAGCGGATCGTGGCGTGGATCGTGCCGGCGGATCCCCAGTCGCCGCCCGGCCTGGAGGAGTTGGCCGGGCATGTGGCGCGGCGGCTCGCCCCGCACAAGCGGCCGCGGGTCGTGCACCACCTCGACGCGCTGCCCCGCAACGACATGGGGAAGATCATGAAGCGGGCGCTGGCCCATGGCTGA